TGGCACAAAATCCGAGACCAATATGTGTTATGTAAGTGTTGTGGGTTCGACATCAACATTGGCCTTGAAATTTGCCTACTTTGCTACGTTGCCCGACACGCTCTTTGTCGCTACGAGAAGACAAGGACCTGGGTCAATAGTAATCTCCATCAAGTTTATGTAATCAGGTGCCTGGAACTCTCCATATGCAGTATATTTAATCAGCTGTAGGGATCCGTATGAGCTCTCAATACAATACTGAGCTGTGCTCCCCATGCGTCTGGAGCTATCATCCATAAACGCTTCCGTCGACGGGACCCTTCGTTTCTCAAGCAAATACTGACTGCTATTTGAAACGAAACGGGCCTGAAACAGCAACGATTCCTGTTTATAGAGGAGCCAGAGGCATATGGATATTTTGCTGGCTTGAGCGGCCTAACCGCTGCTCCTTCGTTATGACTTTTACCTCGGCCAACCCTATTCCCGCTCACTTCAAACACGAGGTAACAAATATCTAGACCAATATCACAACACTTTGAGACTGAGTCTAACTTGCTTGGCAATTTCCTATTATCTGAAAATAACATTTAGTGCCTGAATAGCCACCTTCACCCTCCTTCTATACCCAAATCTGTCCTCATGATATAGACTCTGTCGTCTCTGCAATGCCATGCCACTTGTGAAACACATTCTGTGGATCgtacttcttcttcaacttcctcaacCGCGGCAGATTCACGCCCCAGGCGTCCTTGGGCGAGACACTATCCGCCTCGATGTTGATGTACACCCCGACAGGTCCTTTGCTCCAGTGACCACCAGAGACCGCCTGGTAACCATTCGTCTCGCGGATGCGCCTGCAGAGATCCCGGTTGAAACGGCGCACCTCTGCATCGTGGGCTGCATCCTCCCACGCGAATATCGTCATGGCATCATAGTAGTCTCCCCGGTTGGCATATGCCGTGGCATCCTGCGCAACCTCGCGAATCTTATCCGTCGGAAAGAACTCAATAGCAAGGGCGGAGCGACCCATGCCTTCGTGAGATTCGCAAAATTTCCAGAACTCCTCCGCGTTCTGCAACATGGACTCAATTTCCAGCGGCATTGTCACGTTCCCTGAACCCATTAGACGCCGGATGCCGTGTTCCATGATGGGGTTCATGAGAGTGTTCATCTGCgctgtcgtcatcatcgaggtGTTGTCGATAATTGGTCCGATGCTGAGAAGACCTGAAAAGTACTCTCTACCATCAGCCTCTGAGCCATGAAACATGGGGATCGCGGAAACGATGCGTGCGCCGTCGGGCCCAAAGCCAATTCCTAGAGCAAGGCAGTGGCCCTCCGAGGCATGTCGTTGGTGAATATCGTTCGCAACAGAAAGCAGGGCGGGCAGCTTGTCAGCCGAATATGCCAACGTGCCGCTCCAGACCTTGCCCTGCTTGTGGGCGCGTGAGACGAAACGGGTCACAACGCCAAACTGAGCCCCTGCCCCTCGAATAGCCCAGAAGAGATCTGGATCTTTGTCCTCTGACGCCTCCACAATGGTGCCATCGGCGAGAACAACATCTGCGGAAATCATGTTGTCGATAGTCAGTCCGTGGAGAGGTGTCAGATATCCGTGCCCTCCACCCAACGTTAGCCCCCCAACTCCTGTGTGGTTGACAACACCTCCGACGGTTGCCAGTCCATGTTGTTCAAGAGCAAAGTCGACATCTTTCCAGAGACAACCTCCCTCAAACTCGACAGTCATGGCTTCCGtgtcgaccttgacctttCGCATCTTCCTCAGGTCAATGACCATACCTTCAGAAGAGGAGGTCCCACTGGAAGAGTGTCCACCACCACAGACAGTCATGACTATCTTGTTCGAAACCGCGAATCTCACGGCAGTAGCAACCTCTTGTGAATTTGAAGGCAAAACAATAACAGCCTGCAAGGTGATTAACCTTAGCGTAGACAAATAGTGAGACAATACATACCGCCCTCTTCACACATGCCACGCTCCATCTGTCAAGGACCTCCTCATAGCCCTCTTGCCCCGGAAGAAGGACAGTCCCATTTGGTATATCCTTGCGAAGTTGATTAAAGTCACACATTGTGACCCTGTCGAGAGAACAATGCAGTGTAGTACAATCTCAAAACGACACAACCGTCAATGCACAGGGGGGAAAAGGGAAGAAGCAGCCATCTGCATCGgatcgccgaggaggacgcgAGTATTTGACGCTTTTCGGGGTCTCACAGTATGCTGTAGTGGAGCGCTTGCTTACATTATATCGTTGGTCGATCTGAAACATGTCGTCATAGTCGACACCTGAATGGCTGCATTCTTCAGCCCGCTCAGCTTGAAGCCATTCAGGGTGCCCAGGTCAGATGCAGGCGGGAACTGCCGTGTCTTGGATTCGGGTCCATTATTCGTCGTCGGTCGGGAGCTGAATCTCTGGCAGGATCTCTTTCATGACAAATCCGTACTTATCCACAACAGTCTCCCCTCCGCTGAGACCCTTCTCGCCTGCTTGAATCCTGCCTCCTGCAAGCCATCTTTGTAGCTTGAAAGCGGTCCTGGTGATATCCATGGCGATGTGCCAATTGTCCACCCCGATCGACATGAAAGTGGAAACCATCAGCGTCTTCATGAAGCGACCAGCAGGTGTCTTGTGACAGCTGGGAACAAGTGCCAGCATAATCCACACAAAGATGCCGACCACGGCTTGCCAGCAGGGTAGACCAGCCTGCCACACTGAGCCCCAGATTATCATTACATCGCGCTCCGAGCACATTGTGCTGGTTGGAGAGCGGTTGAGAATTGACCGAACCCAGATCAGTGATGTTAACCGGACGACACGATACATCATGTCTGGAAGTTCAACGGGCGGGGAGGACTTGTCGGATTTTGCGGAACCTGGCGACTTTGCTGGGCTTTCGACAGAGCTTGATCGAGAAGGTGTGCGATATTCTGGTGATCGTCGTGATGGCGCGTCGTCTGGAAGGTCAGATATCCTGTCCTGAACCCAACCAGCTGTTGTTACAACATTGTCAAGCTCCTCCGCGCTGGGAAATTCCGGCAACGATAAAACAACGTCAAACAGATAACGCATGTCGTCGAGAATCTGAGCCGTGCTTGGGTGAAGCTGCAGGGAGTTGGAGCATCCCTGGAAAGTTGGCCATCCAAAAATGAGAGGTGTGTTCAAGGCGGTCTTGAAGGGAACCAGGATAGGATCCTGGAACGTGAAGCCAGGATGTCCatagatggatggatcgatcTCGTGGGCAAGTGCCATGACAACGTCGTGACTATCTCGGGTCAGCTCCTGAACAACCAAGACTTGGGGCATCAAGCTGATGCTCATGCCTCTGAATGTGAGCATCAACTTACACGATAATCATCTTGGCTAAGTATCCGTGTAGTCCAAGTTGACTTAGACCACCTCGCATCCTAATCATCTGCTTCAGACCTCTGATATGGGCTTTGAGATCAGCCGTGGCGCCCCAATACCAAGAATCAGCAACCATCTGTACGACGCCCAGAACTGATGCGTCGCTGGTTTGGCTGGCCTCGTCTCGAAGTTGTGAGTTGAGCAAATGATACACCTTGCCCTTGTGCATCATTGCTAGTATCTTTGGGATATGTCCTGTCTCCGAGAGGAAACATGACGATGTGAATAGAACAATTTGCAGAAGAAGGGGGTCCTGTACACAACAGGGAACCCAGTATTTCATAAAGGCATTGCTTGGGTCTGGGTTTCCATCTACGGAGCACTTGAAGCGGCATAGCAGCTGGAGGTCTGAAATCAGGAAATGTCAGTCGTGTCATTGAAGCATACCGCCAAGATCAAACTTACGTATGCGCACCAACTCCTTATTCAGATTAGTAGGCTCCATTGGCAATAATCGTAGTTGCTCCATGGAGCCTTCGACTGGTAATCCAACAGGTCGCCGTCCTTCGTGGTGCGCCAAGAATGCCTTTGTGGTCTCGGCTCGTTCGTCCAAATAGATACGGTTAGCCAAGGTTAGACGGTGTTCCACGATGACCTGAAGTGACCTGAGTatggcttcgtcttcatcttgaacctCCTTGGAGACAACTTTGAACGGAACCCAGGGGCTGATCTTTGAATGGGGGTTTTGGGCGGAACTGCCAGAAGAGCTTGACAAGGCATCCTCTAGATTGATAATGGCTTCTTGAACATCGGCAGGATTCAAGTGAGCGTATGGTCCTTGTCGTACGGCTAACGCAGGAGGAGGTTTCTGAAGGGAAGTAGGGGGAGAAGATCTAGGAGCATGGCGTTAGCCTTTCGATCGTCAATACTAGGGGAGAGCACGCTTGAGAGAATAGCACCCGGGCTAAAACCTAGAGAAGAGTCAAGAATAACTCACCTTTTTGAGGACTTGACCTTGTATTCGCAAATGGGCTGAGGAAACCGGCGAAGACAGTTTGTGCATGGTTGGCCTTGTGAACACTGAGGCGAGACTAGTTAGTTCCAAGATGCAGGGACAAGCAGAATATCGTATCGGTACAACTGCCGGACAAGTGCAGATATCAGGGAATCACGAGCTGGGTTGCCGGCATGTCCAACAACATCGAGCCAAGGAAAACGAGTTACACGATCCGGCGCCGACACGATCTGACAGGGGACAGGGCCAGAGCCGAAAAAGTGAGAAATGACGGTACCTTTTGCTTCCGGCGACGACATTCGGTGCATGATGACGTCTGGCGTTCAGCGCGCCGGCGGCCGGCTTGCCCCTGCATGGCTTCGACCCCCGGCATGATGCCGCTTCGTCGCCGTTGTGCCGGCTGTGACGCGGGACCGGGTCGCGGGCTTGGCACCGGGATATTCAAGACTGGGGAGTCGGAGAGCTCGGAGTAGATAGTTAGAAGCGAGGAATCAAAGCGTGGTCTCGCCTGAGTGAGTACAAAGTCGTGTCGGTTTTGTCCAAGATGAACGCGACGCGCGACAAGAGTTCAAGAAAAGTGATAGATAAAGCCGTTGGTGGCGAGCCAAGACTCCGACAGGAATTGGCCAGGTCGAGATCGAGGCGCTGTTCCTGGGTCAGATGCGGATGCCAAGGACGGTGGTGGCTCATGCGAGGCAACGGCAGGAGTGATGCGAGGTGATAAGTCAAAAGCGGCGCGATTGTGAGTCCCAAGATGGAAGATACGGGCAGATGAACCAGCCGCGAGTGAGCCGTGGTGAGATTGATGAAGAAACACGTCAGGTTGCGGCGGCCGCGTTCAAGtcgacatggacgaggaccagaagctcaagcagaACAAGTCTGGACGATGTTGGCTAGAGATCAACGCGGCAAAGGCGGCTCACCAGGCCGGAGATGGGATAGCTGGAGTCGGAGCAGTTGCCGGTCGCGTGTACGGTGGCGCTGCTTGAAGCTCTTGGGCGAGCTTTTGGGGGGTTTCGCTGCAGGGCGTCAAAGGTGTTGTTGGTTCGTGTCTCCCCAAGATCGCGTTGGCTTGCCTACGGGGTGCGTCTCGGGTGTAAGATGCGATGCAAGCTTGAAGTCGTCCACACACTCTTTCACTCTCTGATCAAGTTCGTGTCCGATACCCTTCTTCCAAAAATCGAATTCCCAGCGTCGCAAATATCAAGGTCTCTAGATTTTTCGGGACCCCCGGGGCTGCTGGTGCTTCAAATTTTGGCGCACAAAGGGGAACAAAGAAAGGTGACAAATTCCAAAGCTTGTTGTCCCCTCCCCCCACGGTCGATCAACGACGATGCAATGACGTCTGGGTGCCCCTGGCCGTTGTGCCCCTCGGCTTGGCGTGTTACTGGGGAGCGAGCTCGTTTGTGATCTTGATGCGAGATGGCACGGCCAAAGAGATTTTTTTGTTGAGTGAGGGAGAAAGTGAGGACGGGATGGATGAAAGGAGAGTCTGGGCGTCGAGACAGGATCGGATGTAACTTCGTACCCAAGCTTCCATCCGTCAGTGACAGGGCGGGTTCGGCAATTGAAGACACGACACGGGGGGGGGGGAAAGAGGTCTTGGCTAACCTCCAAGGAGGGGAAGCCACCGCAAGTCCAGAATGAATGCTACTGCACCTAAGCACACGGGCAGGCAAAGCTACTGTAGGTCCTTGGTGTTTGCCCGCCGAGGTAGACAGGGTGCCTTGCTTTAGCCAAGGAGCGATGGAAGCGCGCGCGCTGCGGAGAGCTCTAGTCAGATTGTACTCTGGTCCATGTGAAAGCGGCTCGACTCGACTTGAATGAATGAGTGGAAAGGTAAAAAAAAGGCAAGGGCCACACGTGGATGCCGATGGGGAGATAAGCCGGACGTTTTTCTACGTACCCAACCAGCGAGTGAGCTGATCAATGAGTCCCTTACCTAGAGAGGTAGGTAGGTGCGAAGTGAAGGAAGCGTAGCCTTGTTGTCTCGAATTGTTTCCTCACTCACAGAGTTGAATCTAGATTTCCTCTAGGCTGCTGCAGTAGACCCAAATCGTGCACTCTACCTGATACATAACCCTTTGCCCAAAACTGCGTAGCATGCTGTAAAAGACCCCTTTCATCACACATATCAGAGgcgaaaagaaaaagaggctTGAGAGCTGCTGGGAGCTCTGGACCCTGTCCTGTCGGGGTCCACGGAGAGTGCCGCTCCCCTCATCTCTAGCGTGTGCTGATCTGGACTTCCTGGTCCGCCATGAAATAGGAACTCCGGAGCAAGCTTGGGTTTATCACTTGAACAGATTatgctgcttcttgtcatcatgtTTGGGAGAAACACACGTGGTCAGAGTGAAAAATGAAAGACAAGGCTTGGAGATTCTTTATTTCAACCCACACTGCATAGGTTGCCTGATGACTGACGCCGAATCTGCATGTAAGAATGAgcgtcttggccttggcgggGCAAGGGCACACACGGCAAACACCACTGCCGAACGGCACTCACCGTCATGCCGATCCACGACCTCAACGACCAGCGTCTCATTCAGCCTCGAGTATCACCAGTTCAAGCCACCAAAGATCTCTAGCAAAACCGCCGCTTCAATCCTGGACATGCCCATCTCTGCTGTCTCGGCTTCAACTGCCGACCAACAAAAAACCTCAAGCTACTGTAGGCTTTAAGCCCATCAATCTCCCCCGACGCACCTATCAGTAGCGGCCGAATCCTTGGAACAACTCCACTAGGAAAACGCACCTAATTATCCCGCTGCAGGTGTCGTGCAGTTCAGGCAAAATTCCATTTTGTCTTATGACTGAGCGGCAGCCCCTGGCTCTCTGAATGGAACCCAGCACCCTGGTCCTGGCTCGCAGGAGGCGCTTGCCTGCTCCACGGATCTCATACTGGCGTACGACTTGCGGGACGCTCGGCTCATGACGAATCGCTACGTAGATGCTGATCAAGATCTTAGACTCGCTTACAAGTCATATTATACATGGGAATGCGCATGATAGAGAAAGAAAGACTATTCATAGCATTTTACAGATTTACCCATAGATTCACATCGTACTATTCCAGTCTCGCATGTTATAGTTCTATCATGAGAAAGCGCACACTGTTCATGTCATATTCATGTAGGTAGCCGAGTGGTATACAAAAGAAGCCCGATtgtcatcctccatctcgttcAATCATGTACTTTCAAATTCGCGGCAAAGAAACCCAGGTGGTATCTAGTTGTGCAGAaacagaaaaagaaaacatcATGTCGTGTCCCCGACCTCAACGCCATTCCTGTCGGGGCTCTAAATCCTATCTCGACCGGACCCAAACATGTCGAGGGCTTCAAGAAAACCCCATCTCTCCAGTTTTGTTCATGAAACAGGACGTATCAAAAACGTAGATCTCATCATTCGGcaacttcatcttcctctgtAGTCGGGCTTGCGAGCCATGTTCACGGGTGGTGgctcgtcatcatcgaccgGGTATGGAGGGGGAACTACTGGAGGCCGTCTGCCGCtatgctgctgctggctctcCGGAAGCGGTGTCTttggtggcagcggcggAGGCTCAATTCTCGTTGGCATTGTGTGGTTCATTGGTGGCGACCGAGGATGCTCGTCAGGGCTCATGATGGCAATCAGGTCCTGCCCCGATGTATCTCGATACTGTGGGGGCGGTGGCGGCAACGAAGCATTAAGACGATCCTCAGGCCGAAGGTTGGGTGCGCTGGCGCTCGGGTTTCCGGGCACACGAGgacccagaggaggagagttgTGCGAGTTAGATGTCCCCGGGCGAATGCGTTCGTTAGAGGCTCGAGGGGAGCTTGCGTGGTTGCTGTGGATTTGTAGGTTATCTGATCCGGATTCGAACGATGACCGGCTCGCCGGGCTGTGAGGGAGCGGAACCGTGGTTGGGATATCTCCGGGGAGTTCAAATGCCAATGGTGTTTCCCACGTGCTTGACGTTGACTTGACCAGCTCTGGGATTCCCTGGGGCGCTCGCTCGTGACGCAGCTTGGCTCTGTGGATCTTGGCGAGCTTTGACGACACGCCTTGAATCATCTTCTGCTCCGCCTCCCTCGACAGATATCGTCGTGTCCCTGTGCTAATCTCGCCCAGTCGGGTCCATTCGTTCATGCCGAACTCGCCTACTCCGACTTCCACATTAAGGCGGTAGTAGGCGTCGATGCTGACATTACGCTTCCCCAAGTGCTCTCGCATCATGTACTCGTGGATCTTTTCGCAGTTCTCGATCTTTGCGATCAACTTTCTTCGTGCATCAGCATAATCGCCCAGGAACCCCTCATACCATATCTGAGAGTTTGCGTCACTGCCTCTAGGTCGACGTCCGGTACCGACGCTGACGAAGACGCCCACTTCGCGCCCAGGCCACTCGTTGACCACAGCCTCGTCAAGCGCCTCGGGACTGGGGTTGAAGGTACCCGCACCATCGTCATGGAAAACCGACTGGCCGATCGTGATGGGCTTAAACGCGAGACCGATAGAGCAGGTAGCTCGACCAGCCTGCCAGATCTTGCAATCGTATTCGGGGGCTGGTTCTTTTCGGGAGTCGTAGGACCGTAGCATGGCGGCTGGCGAGCCTCGCGGGGAACCCTTGTACACTGCCGTCACAGCACTGTTAACAATTAGCGATTGCTGTCCTGATGTGGTAAATAATCTTGGAAACTCACGTCTTGGTGCGGTTTTCTCTGTGGTCGTATAGCCGTGCATTGGGATCGCCATATCTCGAGTTGAAGGCTGGTCGATGAGCCATCTGGGCGGCGGGGCTTCGAGCACTGAAGCTGATAGTGCTGGCATTGCTCTGATTTCGCCGAGGAGCGCCGGCGCTGGAATAGCTGGCGGCGCTGAGAGGGTTGACGAGGTCAGCTTCACTACCGTCGTtgccctccctctccttaACAGTATGTTCTTGGActgcagccttgatggcctcctcgagtttgctggccttgaagaGGGTCGATCGATAGGGAATTCCGGCAATCGTCTTGTCCGTCTCAAAGACCATGCGGGTGAGACGCACGTAGAGCTCCTTGCATGTTTCCAAGTCGAGGCGCAGCCGGCCGAGCATGAGCGCGATGAGACCGCCGGTGCCAGTACCGACGATGAGGTCGAAGTGATCGCATGGCTTGGGAATTTCGTGTCGCCTGGGAGCGCGGCCCTCCATTTCGACAAAGGTTCGGTGCATCAGCTCctggacgatgatgaagatcgaGTAACCGCGGAcgcctcctccatctgcgCGGGTTAGCAAAGGGCTCTCCAAGGTGGTAGACGAGGCGCTTACCGAGCGATAGAACTCGAAGGGGAGGCCCCTTGGTCGTGTCTTTCCTCCTAACCCCATAAGAATCCATGGGTGCGGAAAGGTGGTTGGTATGCGCTTTTGCGCCCGGTAAACTAGAATCTCTCGAGGGGCAGATTCTTGATATGACTGTCAAAGATGACGAGGTCGCGCTAATGGCGTAGTAAGGCTTTAGTGATCACTGCGAACATGAACGACAGCCGAGATCAGGTGAATGGTGCGCTGAGAGACAATGGGCCTGATCACGTCTCGTGCGCTGAGATATGAGTCTTGGGTGtttgttggagaagtcgAGTTTGGTTGGAGCTGCAGTCGTTCTTTGGTTGGGCTTAAGGTGGGCAGGCAGGCTTCCATGGATCCTTCCCGTCAGTGACAGAGCACTACGTAACGTAGTGAGCCCCGCTCCTGCCCATTTTTGGATCAGGTCGATGGAGGGATCCTGGGAGCCGTGACGCAACAGTGAGCGGACAGCCCGGAGACTCTAT
This Fusarium keratoplasticum isolate Fu6.1 chromosome 6, whole genome shotgun sequence DNA region includes the following protein-coding sequences:
- a CDS encoding FAD-binding PCMH-type domain-containing protein; the protein is MFQIDQRYNVSKRSTTAYYCTTLHCSLDRVTMCDFNQLRKDIPNGTVLLPGQEGYEEVLDRWSVACVKRAAVIVLPSNSQEVATAVRFAVSNKIVMTVCGGGHSSSGTSSSEGMVIDLRKMRKVKVDTEAMTVEFEGGCLWKDVDFALEQHGLATVGGVVNHTGVGGLTLGGGHGYLTPLHGLTIDNMISADVVLADGTIVEASEDKDPDLFWAIRGAGAQFGVVTRFVSRAHKQGKVWSGTLAYSADKLPALLSVANDIHQRHASEGHCLALGIGFGPDGARIVSAIPMFHGSEADGREYFSGLLSIGPIIDNTSMMTTAQMNTLMNPIMEHGIRRLMGSGNVTMPLEIESMLQNAEEFWKFCESHEGMGRSALAIEFFPTDKIREVAQDATAYANRGDYYDAMTIFAWEDAAHDAEVRRFNRDLCRRIRETNGYQAVSGGHWSKGPVGVYINIEADSVSPKDAWGVNLPRLRKLKKKYDPQNVFHKWHGIAETTESIS
- a CDS encoding Zn(2)-C6 fungal-type domain-containing protein, encoding MHRMSSPEAKVFTRPTMHKLSSPVSSAHLRIQGQVLKKKPPPALAVRQGPYAHLNPADVQEAIINLEDALSSSSGSSAQNPHSKISPWVPFKVVSKEVQDEDEAILRSLQVIVEHRLTLANRIYLDERAETTKAFLAHHEGRRPVGLPVEGSMEQLRLLPMEPTNLNKELVRIHLQLLCRFKCSVDGNPDPSNAFMKYWVPCCVQDPLLLQIVLFTSSCFLSETGHIPKILAMMHKGKVYHLLNSQLRDEASQTSDASVLGVVQMVADSWYWGATADLKAHIRGLKQMIRMRGGLSQLGLHGYLAKMIIVGMSISLMPQVLVVQELTRDSHDVVMALAHEIDPSIYGHPGFTFQDPILVPFKTALNTPLIFGWPTFQGCSNSLQLHPSTAQILDDMRYLFDVVLSLPEFPSAEELDNVVTTAGWVQDRISDLPDDAPSRRSPEYRTPSRSSSVESPAKSPGSAKSDKSSPPVELPDMMYRVVRLTSLIWVRSILNRSPTSTMCSERDVMIIWGSVWQAGLPCWQAVVGIFVWIMLALVPSCHKTPAGRFMKTLMVSTFMSIGVDNWHIAMDITRTAFKLQRWLAGGRIQAGEKGLSGGETVVDKYGFVMKEILPEIQLPTDDE